One Capsicum annuum cultivar UCD-10X-F1 chromosome 2, UCD10Xv1.1, whole genome shotgun sequence genomic window carries:
- the LOC124895874 gene encoding G-type lectin S-receptor-like serine/threonine-protein kinase At4g27290 produces the protein MKFGWDLRSGLNRRISLWRNSDDPSPGELSNGIELHEYPQAVIWKGSRKYFRGGPWTGDKFSGAPELRVNPVFDYSFISNKDEVYYTYRLKNKSVISRLVLNETSSSRQRYMWVGADQAWRLYALVPRDYCDSYSLCGANGDCVISDSPVCQCLEGFRPKSSERWTLMDWSQGCILSKPLSCQSKDVFRKFSSDYSQIFSST, from the coding sequence ATGAAGTTTGGTTGGGATTTACGATCTGGTCTTAATAGGAGGATCTCTTTGTGGAGGAACTCTGATGACCCCTCCCCCGGAGAACTAAGTAACGGGATAGAGCTCCATGAATATCCTCAGGCGGTTATATGGAAGGGCTCAAGAAAGTACTTCCGCGGTGGTCCATGGACCGGAGATAAATTTAGTGGTGCTCCTGAATTGAGGGTGAATCCTGTATTCGATTACAGCTTTATATCGAACAAAGATGAAGTGTACTACACCTACCGACTGAAGAACAAGTCTGTCATTTCGAGGTTGGTCTTGAACGAGACAAGCTCTTCCCGACAACGATATATGTGGGTTGGAGCTGATCAAGCTTGGAGGCTCTATGCATTAGTGCCACGTGATTATTGCGACTCTTATAGCCTTTGTGGTGCGAATGGAGATTGCGTAATCAGTGACTCACCTGTTTGTCAATGCTTGGAAGGTTTTAGACCGAAATCATCAGAACGGTGGACTTTGATGGACTGGTCTCAGGGATGCATCCTCAGCAAGCCATTGAGCTGCCAAAGTAAGGATGTTTTCAGAAAATTTTCATCAGATTACTCACAGATCTTCTCTTCTACCTAA